In Ischnura elegans chromosome 3, ioIscEleg1.1, whole genome shotgun sequence, the sequence attcactgtaaggcctcctccctttcatccatttataaatcctattcttttccttcctctccctcatttacccaacattctaccctctaacaccattttcaacatcccttcccctcTAAGTACTTCCTCTGTCCATACCTTCATGTTCAGAATAAGTGGCCTAGAAAATAGATTCCATCAGAAATTAGCATCCAAACTTCAGGTCCTTtgtataaaattgataaaacatCAAACTCAaaggaattaataagaattttttttatcattaaggCTTAGTATTATCAATATTCTCATTGAAACCCAAAACCAAAGTTCAAGAAATTGGATGTTACtgcaaatatttctaaaatttggaCATTGGCTTACTTTCTTAAATGCAAATTACACTTAAAGTAAAGCATATTTTCATGAAGTAGGTCGCTACTTCATAAAACTAATGATGCGACTTTATATAAAAACAAGTCTTTTCATTGAAATAACATCATTCGGCAGGTTAAGAAATGGCCTTTGTCACCCAAAATACTTGCATCACATTAATAGGTTTTTGATGAAAACAGAGGTTCTTATTTACATatatgcacacacacacacacataggTACACACAtgcaggaattaaggctagggggggtttcaggtgcaactaatactggggtgcttggggtattgcataccctccagggttagcgggaggtgcggaggccttccgccagaaaaaattaagataaatggttcaaaatggtgatttttaaggccttccgagggatattttattaaacctcacactattctataagcaatattaatccaattaggtaaaatagatttaacttaaaaatttatgtgagctctgggggggggggggtttatcccccaaaaccctccccctcgctgcgccagtgcACACATTGTATCTAAGTTCCTTGCAAGCactggtgcagcgagggggggtttgggggataaaacccccccccccagagctcagaattttttttaagtttaatccattttacttatttggatcagtattacttatagaatagtgttaggattaattaaatatccttcagagagccgtaaaactcgccattttgaactattattcttgtaaattttctggaggagggcccctgcaactcctgcttaccctggtgggtatgcaatacccccacacccgtaagtattagttgcgcctaaaaccccccctaaccttaattcttaATGCTGCTGCTGCTTAAGCTGCACCCATGCTTGCAAATAAAGTTATCTTTTTGCTTTTCCTTGAGGGTTGGTCAATTTAAGAGTTAGTATACTAGTTCCTCGCCAAAATTCCCACAGTTATaatgtcatctgcagggctattatCAGAGGTACATGAAGaagtggggggagggaggctacccccttgtaatttctgaaaaaatgagAAGGATGCGAATGTTTGAAGTGGCTCTCCATTTCAAGGTCTTACTTTACCAACttaaagaataatttgaaaagtaATTGATGAATACCTGAATGCCACTTACGCATGCACATCAGGACACACTATCACAAGCATTATTGTTGAGaggcattgcataccaccaaggggCCACTGAAATCTATTTGACTGATGACCTGCCCCCACCACAAAACAATGATCTTAGTCCACCCCTAGCTATTACTCACACCAAAAGAATGACAGACAACATTATTACAACAAGTCACATGGATAAAATAGcaatatagcatttttttaaaatatgtatagcATCAAAATTTGCCTCATTTCTATAATATTGACAATACATATATCTTTCAGGAGCAGAGAAGAGGGAACTAAATGTCAAGCAAAAACATCACTTTTTTTTCTAAAGACGCATAAATGTGGTAGTAGCacagttcaaaatattttgatgagattTGGTAGGCGCCACAACCTCTTTTTTGTTCTACCTGAATCTGATAATTATCTTGGGAATCCAGAACACTTCTCCCCAGAATTTATAGGACCAAAAGTACAAATCCCAAATGGAGAGAAGTATGACATATTTACTCATCACACTCGCTACGATCATGAGGCAATCAGAGGCATAATGAAGGATGGAACACCCTTTGTCACCATAATGAGAGACCCCATTAAATTACAATTATCACTGTATGACTACTATTACCtgcaatattttaatgacaaaagtTTACCTGAACTACTACACCAAAACCTCAGTGAAGTTGAAGATAAACCAAGATATAGGTATAGGGTTGGGTGGAATCAAATCTCTTGGGATTTAGGAGTGGATCACTCTCGAATGAAAATGGCACATACCTTGCCTTATTTGGTGAATAAAGTGGAGAATGAATTTGATTTAGTGATGATTACGGAGTTCATGGAGGCTTCACTAGTTCTCTTAGCTGATCTCATGTGCTGGCCTCTGGAAGAAGTTCGATTTATAACAGCCAATGCTCGCGTTATGGATCcaaaatcaaataacaaaaatattgtgCTGACAGATGAAGAAATAGCCGTCCTAGAAAAACTAAATAGAATTGACATTCAACTTTATTCTCACTTCAAGCAAAGGTAAGTTGAAGGGAATGATTCTTTTCCTTATACATGTATAAGCAATAGTAAGAAATTACCATTTAATTTCTACACGCTGTTACTATATATGCTACCTAGAAGTGGAGTAATTGTTATCTTCTGAAAATGTACGCTTGCATTAGAAATTGggattaccgtatttctcctaatatagtccccctccccctaattttgaggcctcaatttcgggaataattaaaaaaaatatgcttgaacatagtcccccctttacttttaccacgggcatttattggaaaaaaatggggaCAATATTCAGATGAATACAGTATATACAGGCAAATAGTATTTTCATCTCAATAGATGCTACACAAATTTTCtgtattactttttcaatttttgccgaACCTCACTAAAGTTAGcgtttattgttaaaaaaattttttaattgtaatctaTGGACTGTTTAAGTCACATGTGCCAACATTGGTGGAGATTCAAGACTACAATACCTTTAAATACGTAGTAAGACCGCAAGGACATGGGAAGAAAGCTCTTCTGGGTGCCTCGCATTCCTCTCCAtcctttacccaacattctacccactaacaccgttttcaacactTTTCCCAGCTCAGTACATGTTCCATTCAAACCTTATGTCTACTCCATATCTTGTCTAGAGGcattctctcctcacccaccatttcatATGctcttcatcgttcctcctcctctccatccacatCACCTACTCCATTTTACTCCATACGCACACATATCACAGTCCCACAATTTCTACCCAACATTTGGCATCTTAACTTATCATATTCACACTCAAACATTATGTATTTCACTGAAAGGGAGTTAGCTACACAAAATAGATGGAATTTCCCTTCAAGGGAATCCAATGGCTGATGGCGGTAGCAATATCATTGGCAGAAGGTGATCAACTGCCATATTTATTACGTGTTGATGACTTgtgtttataataaaatttagcgATGGTCCCAATAATTGAAGTCATTGAGCCTGCACCACACTGATgttcaggggcgcagcaaggaattcagtctgtttaggtgcaactaataccggggtgtgtgggggtatagaatacccaccaggataagcggtaggtgagagattaataacttaaggaattttaagataaatgcttcaaaatggtgagtttttacggctttctgagggatatttcattaatccttacactattctattagttacATCAATCcggttaagtaaaatggattaaacttaaaaatttctgtgagctttGAGGGGAGTTTtgacccccaaaatcccccctcgctgcaccactgctgaTGTTGACCAGCAGCCTTAAGGCcatatcacactagcgactgcggccggcgctgaggctgcgactggcccgtcgaccaatcagagcgaggcagtcacagtcgcagccaatcagagagctccatttcaatctcgcgcgcttgcagcagacgtgtttgttttggttaccgtagcaagggaagttcaagaaggttgtgagataacgctgagataattttggatttttaaagtgaagatggaagcccagcatattagatattggacccgagtacacaggtaAAGTACTAATAATGAAGtacattttaacatattttaggaaaaatttcaacaattgctgctctctatccattctttgggctttcaTAAACAAACAAgtcacaagcagaaacgttcatacgtgtgcatgcgcgaccgtggcgtcggccacaatgtgtgatggggtgcagtcgcagccgcagccgaaatcgcggtcgcagtcgctagtgtgatacggcctttaagCCTTGTACACACTTACTGACTTGTCAGTGGAAACATAGTCAGCCAACTTTGTTCACGATGTTTCCTTTTGTACCTGGCGAAGTCTACCGACAGTCAGCCAACAAGTCGTTCGTATTTCTGGAGACAAAATACATTGCTTCCTGCTTTGCAAATGAATGGGAAACACAGAGACAAGACACAAGTATTTCATCTGAAGTCTGCATGTGTGGACATGTCTGTCAACAAGAGACTGGATATAACTGACTGTCTGCATACAGTCTCCAAGTGTGGACATGGCATAAAGCACGCATGAGCTGAAACCACATCGTCTTCAGTCACCATATCGATAAAGACCAGCAAGCTAATGTGGACTCAAAACAAGTAGGCAACTTGTATAAAAAACTGTGTTGGCAGAAAATCTGTACAACCAGCAGACAGTCGCTTGACTGTATGCATACTCAGTCTCAAAGTGTAGACGAGGAATTAGACTAAAGGCACAAAATGGTTCAATACCGATGAaattctaattaattaattacatacatGGGGTATAAGGGATAGCTCATCTGCAGGAGTCTCTGGTAATGGGTATATGTTCGAGACAGGTAATTTCAGTTGAAAACCTCATGAGGTTATATTTCTGATCTTGTCACCAAAAGGTGCCAGCtccaataatatgaaaatttatttcagtaaaaattaatttacgagAGCATATTTTCTGGGAAGCCTGttacattttaatgttttatattatCTCCTGTTCACTTAATACACCATTAAGTAAGGACCGTGACACCTTACCAGACTGATCTACCACTTCAACCACCAAGTACAGGGTTGCCAACTTGGGATACATGCAAACATCACGATGGTACATGGCTGCCAACCATAATCAATCTCACAATATATACAAAACATCAATCCCAATCTATCCCTGCAccataaaaaatcatgaaagcCACGTTGTTCAAACAGCTTCCTCCACAAGATCATCTTCCCAAAGCTCTTATGCTGCTGAGAGtccaatattttgtttacatttgCACCTTTGCCCCCTTCGCATTACAATCCTGCGTCTACTCTTCTATTTTCAAGTCCATAAAGATTAAAACCATTCAATAATATCTCCCAATTGGTTCCTTAATAACATGACTCCAACAATTGCAGCGCATGTATTTCTCACTACCCCATTTTGTCCCAACGGAAGGACATTGCAGACaattc encodes:
- the LOC124155489 gene encoding galactose-3-O-sulfotransferase 4-like isoform X2, with amino-acid sequence MRTLQIIFCILLLTIVGFIGWQLNLLYKTSCSDSIHIGSLFAQINESREEGTKCQAKTSLFFLKTHKCGSSTVQNILMRFGRRHNLFFVLPESDNYLGNPEHFSPEFIGPKVQIPNGEKYDIFTHHTRYDHEAIRGIMKDGTPFVTIMRDPIKLQLSLYDYYYLQYFNDKSLPELLHQNLSEVEDKPRYRYRVGWNQISWDLGVDHSRMKMAHTLPYLVNKVENEFDLVMITEFMEASLVLLADLMCWPLEEVRFITANARVMDPKSNNKNIVLTDEEIAVLEKLNRIDIQLYSHFKQRFKQLILEYGRDRMMSDVNRLVDMNNKLYRDCIASIRPPNKNQVQVTQYELKPDAPKTCREVLLPELKFTDGLRSDQEKRVAAIKKLRDFLDT
- the LOC124155489 gene encoding galactose-3-O-sulfotransferase 4-like isoform X1; this translates as MKFYVEKELCTERLLPRMRTLQIIFCILLLTIVGFIGWQLNLLYKTSCSDSIHIGSLFAQINESREEGTKCQAKTSLFFLKTHKCGSSTVQNILMRFGRRHNLFFVLPESDNYLGNPEHFSPEFIGPKVQIPNGEKYDIFTHHTRYDHEAIRGIMKDGTPFVTIMRDPIKLQLSLYDYYYLQYFNDKSLPELLHQNLSEVEDKPRYRYRVGWNQISWDLGVDHSRMKMAHTLPYLVNKVENEFDLVMITEFMEASLVLLADLMCWPLEEVRFITANARVMDPKSNNKNIVLTDEEIAVLEKLNRIDIQLYSHFKQRFKQLILEYGRDRMMSDVNRLVDMNNKLYRDCIASIRPPNKNQVQVTQYELKPDAPKTCREVLLPELKFTDGLRSDQEKRVAAIKKLRDFLDT